A window of Jannaschia sp. M317 contains these coding sequences:
- the phaR gene encoding polyhydroxyalkanoate synthesis repressor PhaR: MPDESKPLLIKRYASRRLYNTETSDYVTLEDIAGFIRAGREVQIVDLKSGDDLTRSYLLQIIAEHESKGESVLPLGVLTDLVRSYTGTAQSVVPEFLASSFEMLRSGQSKMLENMTAINPMSQMPGVKAMQEQQAAFFKAMTGGWAGGTSGPEVEDETAEKPAESKEELDAIRKQLADMQAMLSKMNK; encoded by the coding sequence ATGCCGGACGAATCCAAGCCGCTGCTGATCAAGCGCTACGCCAGCCGCCGACTCTACAACACCGAGACCAGCGACTACGTCACGCTGGAAGACATCGCCGGGTTCATCCGCGCCGGGCGCGAGGTTCAGATTGTCGATCTCAAATCCGGCGACGACCTGACGCGATCCTATCTGCTTCAGATCATTGCCGAACATGAATCAAAGGGCGAGTCGGTTCTGCCGCTGGGCGTTCTGACCGACCTGGTGCGGTCCTACACCGGCACGGCGCAATCGGTCGTGCCTGAATTCCTCGCCTCCAGCTTCGAGATGCTGCGCTCCGGCCAGTCGAAGATGTTGGAGAATATGACGGCCATCAATCCGATGTCCCAGATGCCGGGCGTCAAGGCCATGCAGGAACAGCAGGCGGCCTTCTTCAAGGCGATGACCGGTGGCTGGGCCGGGGGCACCAGCGGCCCGGAGGTCGAGGACGAGACAGCGGAAAAACCCGCCGAGTCCAAGGAAGAGCTGGATGCGATTCGCAAGCAGCTGGCCGACATGCAGGCGATGCTGTCGAAGATGAACAAGTAA
- a CDS encoding aminotransferase, which produces MSPTDRLNSWDARAKSASFFGFTDLPSIEARGTVVLTGGEGPYVIDTEGRRYLDANAGLWNMIAGFDHPALRQAAQDQYARFPGYHAFFGRMSDQTVMLSEKLAEVAPFDGAKVFYTNSGSEANDTMVKMLWFLAGSEGQPQRRKILTRGNAYHGVTAVSASMTAKPYNAVFGLPLPGFIHLTCPHYWREGRADETETQFTARLAAELEEVIAREGADTIAGFFAEPVQGAGGVIPPSAGYFDAILPILRRHGIPIIADEVITGFGRTGALWGCQTYDFVPDAVISSKALTAGYFPMGAVILGPDLADRLQRATNAIEEFPHGFTASGHPVGCAIALAAIDLVQTDLLDRVRTLTPSFQAGMARLAQHPHIGEARGVGLMGALEAVKDKATKTPWDGHLSVSERIANTCTDHGLICRPLGQAIVLCPAFTLTDDQMSEMFTKLEAALEEVFAGLT; this is translated from the coding sequence ATGTCCCCCACCGACCGCCTCAATTCCTGGGATGCCCGCGCCAAATCGGCCAGCTTCTTCGGCTTTACCGACCTGCCATCCATCGAGGCGCGCGGCACCGTCGTGCTGACCGGTGGCGAAGGTCCCTATGTCATCGACACCGAAGGGCGGCGGTATCTGGATGCCAATGCCGGGCTTTGGAACATGATCGCGGGGTTCGACCACCCTGCCCTGCGCCAGGCCGCGCAGGACCAATACGCGCGCTTTCCGGGCTATCACGCGTTCTTCGGGCGGATGTCCGACCAGACCGTGATGCTGTCGGAAAAGCTGGCCGAGGTCGCGCCTTTCGACGGGGCCAAGGTGTTCTACACCAACTCCGGCTCCGAGGCGAACGATACCATGGTCAAGATGCTGTGGTTCCTGGCCGGATCCGAAGGCCAGCCGCAGCGGCGCAAGATCCTGACCCGGGGCAATGCCTATCACGGCGTCACGGCTGTCAGCGCCTCGATGACGGCCAAGCCATATAACGCTGTCTTCGGCCTGCCGCTGCCGGGGTTCATCCACCTGACCTGCCCGCACTATTGGCGCGAGGGCCGCGCGGACGAGACCGAGACCCAGTTCACCGCCCGCCTCGCCGCCGAGTTGGAAGAGGTGATCGCCCGCGAAGGGGCCGACACCATCGCCGGGTTCTTTGCCGAACCGGTGCAGGGTGCAGGCGGCGTGATCCCCCCCAGTGCGGGCTATTTCGACGCCATCCTGCCGATCCTGCGCCGCCACGGCATCCCGATCATCGCGGACGAGGTGATCACCGGCTTCGGGCGGACCGGCGCGCTTTGGGGCTGTCAGACCTATGACTTCGTGCCCGACGCGGTCATTTCGTCCAAGGCGCTGACGGCCGGGTATTTCCCCATGGGCGCCGTGATCCTGGGCCCGGATCTGGCCGACCGGCTGCAGCGGGCGACCAACGCCATCGAGGAATTCCCCCACGGCTTCACCGCCTCGGGCCATCCTGTCGGCTGTGCCATCGCGCTTGCGGCGATCGACCTTGTCCAGACCGATCTGCTGGACCGGGTCCGCACCCTGACGCCGTCGTTCCAGGCGGGGATGGCCCGCCTGGCGCAGCATCCCCACATCGGCGAAGCCCGTGGCGTCGGCCTGATGGGCGCGCTGGAGGCGGTGAAGGACAAGGCGACCAAGACCCCCTGGGACGGCCACCTGTCGGTGTCGGAACGCATCGCCAACACCTGCACCGATCACGGGCTGATCTGCCGCCCGCTGGGTCAGGCCATCGTTCTGTGCCCGGCCTTCACCCTGACCGACGACCAGATGTCCGAGATGTTCACCAAGCTGGAAGCCGCGCTGGAGGAGGTCTTTGCCGGGCTGACCTGA
- the phaC gene encoding class I poly(R)-hydroxyalkanoic acid synthase, producing the protein MTAGDGDGATNGDGLASGLEPLSRLNTNLARMDELTKRLVHALSQKRTSDAGLQGPGPELYAKAMAAYWAEMASNPGKLIEKQVGYWGQALKHAIEAQTALAEGKAPPEDGQPRDRRFANPLWSEHPYYNFLKQQYQISATAIHDTVADLEGLDRADKQRVEFFSQQIVDLFAPTNFLATNPEAMTKAVETEGESLVKGLENLVRDIEANQGDWLVTLSDPDAFEVGGNIGTTEGSVVFRNRMFELIQYAPTTKQVHTTPVVLFPPWINKFYVLDLKPQNSLIKWIVDQGYTLFVVSWVNPDSSYSDVDLSTYVDEGYLTAMEVAKEITGQDQINAIGYCIAGTTLSLTLSLMARRGDDTVKSATFFTTLADFEDPGEMGVFLDDDFVDGIERESKGKGYLDKFFMGRTFSYLRSRDLVYGPAIKSYMLGEAPPAFDLLYWNGDGTNLPGPMVTEYLRKLCMGNALASGGFDLMGETGLTLADVKTPLCAVACETDHIAHWKGAWQTAEKMGAEDKTFVLSQSGHIAGIVNPPTKNKYGHYTNDGDGDYKTPEDWMEHATFHEGSWWPRWEEWLRPRSGKKIPARKPGTKTHPVLGPAPGTYVLPRKTAP; encoded by the coding sequence ATGACCGCTGGTGACGGAGACGGCGCAACAAATGGTGACGGTCTTGCAAGCGGGCTGGAGCCGCTTTCGCGACTGAACACGAACCTGGCCCGCATGGACGAACTGACCAAGCGGCTGGTTCATGCCTTGTCGCAAAAACGAACATCGGATGCCGGGCTGCAAGGTCCGGGACCAGAGCTTTATGCGAAGGCCATGGCGGCCTATTGGGCCGAGATGGCGTCCAATCCCGGCAAGCTGATCGAAAAGCAGGTCGGCTATTGGGGTCAGGCCCTGAAACACGCGATCGAGGCACAGACCGCGCTGGCCGAAGGCAAGGCCCCGCCCGAAGATGGCCAGCCCAGGGATCGCCGCTTTGCCAATCCGCTCTGGTCGGAGCATCCCTACTACAACTTCCTCAAGCAGCAGTACCAGATCAGCGCCACGGCCATCCACGACACCGTCGCCGACCTGGAGGGTCTGGACCGCGCCGACAAGCAACGGGTCGAGTTCTTCAGCCAGCAGATCGTCGACCTGTTCGCCCCCACGAACTTTCTGGCCACGAACCCCGAGGCGATGACCAAGGCGGTCGAGACCGAGGGCGAGAGCCTGGTCAAGGGGCTGGAAAACCTGGTCCGCGATATCGAGGCCAATCAGGGCGACTGGCTGGTGACCCTGTCCGACCCCGACGCCTTTGAGGTGGGTGGCAACATCGGCACCACCGAAGGCAGCGTCGTCTTTCGCAACCGCATGTTCGAGCTGATCCAGTATGCGCCCACCACCAAGCAGGTGCACACCACCCCGGTCGTGTTGTTCCCGCCCTGGATCAACAAGTTCTACGTGCTGGACCTGAAGCCGCAGAATTCGCTGATCAAATGGATCGTGGATCAGGGATATACGCTGTTCGTGGTCAGCTGGGTTAACCCGGACAGCAGCTATTCCGATGTGGATCTGTCGACATACGTGGACGAGGGGTACCTGACCGCGATGGAGGTCGCCAAGGAGATCACGGGCCAGGACCAGATTAACGCGATCGGGTACTGCATCGCGGGCACCACGCTCTCGCTGACGTTGTCGTTGATGGCGCGGCGCGGGGACGACACGGTCAAATCCGCCACCTTCTTCACCACGCTGGCCGATTTCGAAGACCCGGGCGAGATGGGCGTGTTCCTGGACGACGATTTCGTTGACGGGATCGAGCGGGAATCGAAAGGCAAGGGGTATCTCGACAAGTTCTTCATGGGACGGACCTTCAGCTATCTGCGGTCGCGCGACCTGGTCTATGGCCCCGCAATCAAGAGCTACATGCTGGGCGAGGCACCGCCTGCCTTTGATCTGCTCTACTGGAACGGGGATGGGACCAACCTGCCGGGACCCATGGTGACGGAATATCTGCGCAAGCTGTGCATGGGCAACGCGCTGGCCTCGGGGGGCTTCGACCTGATGGGAGAGACCGGGCTGACGCTGGCGGATGTGAAGACGCCGCTGTGCGCCGTCGCCTGCGAGACCGATCACATCGCTCACTGGAAAGGGGCCTGGCAAACAGCCGAAAAGATGGGGGCCGAGGACAAGACCTTTGTGTTGTCGCAGTCGGGCCACATCGCCGGGATCGTGAACCCGCCAACCAAGAACAAGTACGGCCATTATACAAACGACGGCGATGGCGACTACAAGACGCCCGAGGACTGGATGGAGCATGCGACGTTCCACGAAGGGTCCTGGTGGCCCCGCTGGGAGGAATGGCTGCGGCCACGGTCCGGCAAGAAGATCCCGGCGCGCAAGCCGGGCACCAAGACGCACCCGGTTCTGGGGCCCGCGCCGGGCACCTATGTCCTGCCGCGCAAGACGGCGCCCTGA
- a CDS encoding phasin family protein translates to MTKTPDFSKYMTDMMGSFPMDTSAVSEAFKTQAAFAEKMSKVALDAAEQSAELSHKWTRETLSKMGPVASVKDEPADYAKSMSDFASATAEVAAENMAAFAEIAKKVQMDTVEILMAAGKEAQEDATAAVKKATAEATTATKKATAAAK, encoded by the coding sequence ATGACCAAGACGCCAGATTTCTCCAAGTACATGACCGACATGATGGGTTCTTTCCCGATGGACACCTCTGCGGTTTCCGAAGCCTTCAAGACGCAGGCCGCCTTCGCCGAGAAGATGTCCAAAGTCGCGCTGGACGCCGCCGAGCAGTCCGCCGAACTGTCCCACAAGTGGACCCGCGAAACCCTGTCGAAGATGGGCCCTGTTGCCTCCGTCAAGGATGAGCCGGCCGACTACGCCAAGTCGATGTCCGACTTCGCCTCTGCCACTGCCGAAGTCGCTGCCGAGAACATGGCCGCCTTCGCCGAGATCGCCAAGAAGGTCCAGATGGACACCGTGGAGATCCTGATGGCTGCCGGCAAGGAAGCCCAGGAAGACGCGACCGCCGCCGTCAAGAAGGCGACCGCCGAAGCCACGACGGCCACCAAGAAAGCCACCGCCGCTGCCAAGTAA
- a CDS encoding ABC transporter substrate-binding protein: protein MLRLVSAASALALLTAPAFAQGTICGGISLVGDWAGGDEAASDVATATAPFDLDGQVPIAGHLVRMFTVSTAADLRIEVAAQPAGDPYISVYDAAGTEVAADDDSGGNFASRIEQGFAPGTYCLAARSYESGVTDVAVRIGLQSHAALTESLPTAPDPQPEATGAGCGAPDTAILAAEVASGMLGMGVQATGAVADTPAWAFSLTAPTTLAVTAASDGGDPLIRLLDDSGNVLAENDDFDGLNSRIEMDTPLPAGDYCIEVDDLNGDRNPITVGLEAFSAEDRRQRSLDQAEIAPTAADTVAIMDLGVIETAAVTDITATGRATWLRFDLPEGGLLLSEAISTDGLDPMIVLFDRVGRRLGENDDGPQGLDSYLASRLLPGSYLLAVRLVDDTSRGSVRVLLERYVPAR, encoded by the coding sequence ATGCTTCGCCTCGTTTCCGCCGCCTCCGCGCTCGCCCTTCTGACCGCCCCTGCCTTTGCGCAGGGCACGATCTGCGGGGGGATTTCGCTGGTGGGCGACTGGGCGGGCGGGGACGAAGCCGCCTCCGATGTCGCCACGGCCACCGCGCCGTTTGATCTGGACGGGCAAGTGCCGATTGCGGGGCATCTGGTGCGGATGTTCACCGTATCGACCGCCGCCGACCTGCGGATCGAGGTGGCCGCCCAGCCCGCGGGCGACCCCTATATTTCCGTCTATGATGCCGCCGGAACAGAGGTCGCGGCGGATGACGATTCCGGCGGCAATTTCGCCAGCCGGATCGAACAGGGCTTTGCGCCCGGGACCTATTGCCTGGCCGCGCGCAGCTACGAATCCGGCGTCACGGATGTTGCCGTGCGCATCGGGCTGCAATCCCACGCCGCGCTGACCGAAAGCCTGCCCACAGCCCCCGACCCCCAGCCCGAGGCGACGGGTGCCGGATGCGGCGCGCCGGACACAGCCATCCTTGCCGCCGAAGTCGCATCCGGGATGCTGGGGATGGGCGTGCAGGCGACGGGCGCGGTGGCGGACACTCCGGCCTGGGCCTTTTCGCTGACGGCCCCCACGACACTGGCTGTCACGGCCGCCTCTGACGGGGGCGACCCACTGATCCGACTGCTGGATGACAGCGGCAATGTCTTGGCAGAGAACGATGATTTCGACGGCCTCAACAGCCGGATCGAAATGGACACCCCCCTGCCCGCTGGGGACTATTGCATCGAGGTCGATGACCTGAACGGCGACCGCAATCCGATCACCGTGGGCCTGGAGGCGTTCAGCGCCGAAGACCGCCGCCAGCGCAGCCTGGATCAGGCAGAGATTGCACCGACGGCGGCCGATACCGTTGCCATAATGGACCTGGGCGTGATCGAGACGGCGGCGGTCACCGACATCACCGCCACTGGCCGGGCGACCTGGCTACGGTTCGACCTGCCGGAAGGTGGCTTGCTGCTCAGCGAGGCGATCTCGACCGATGGGTTGGATCCGATGATCGTGCTGTTCGACCGCGTCGGGCGCCGTTTGGGTGAGAACGACGACGGCCCGCAGGGTCTCGACAGCTATCTGGCGTCGCGATTGCTGCCTGGCAGCTACCTTTTGGCGGTGCGGTTGGTGGACGACACGTCGCGCGGGTCGGTGCGGGTCCTGCTGGAACGCTACGTGCCCGCCCGCTGA
- a CDS encoding DUF4178 domain-containing protein → MTAHSCPNCGAALPPMLAHARMVNCAFCGSSVVLDDAGLRRAGEAGDMLDAPELIEIGVPVELGQAGTFTATGHVRYDYGRGYWDEYHGTLDDGDLVWVSVDEGDVVLQRPVAPPPEAGRAAFRLGAEVRQGGQVFHCTEVDNATAAAFRGQLPEEIVIGETHLFANFSGVGAALLSGEIWDGGSGWFLGAWIDPFDVRRLM, encoded by the coding sequence ATGACCGCGCACAGCTGTCCCAACTGCGGTGCCGCTTTGCCGCCGATGCTGGCCCATGCGCGGATGGTGAACTGCGCGTTCTGCGGCTCTTCCGTGGTGCTGGACGATGCAGGTCTGCGCCGTGCGGGCGAGGCGGGGGACATGCTGGACGCGCCCGAACTGATCGAGATCGGCGTGCCCGTCGAATTGGGTCAGGCGGGAACGTTCACGGCGACCGGCCACGTTCGATATGATTACGGGCGCGGATACTGGGACGAATACCACGGCACGCTGGATGACGGGGATCTGGTCTGGGTGTCCGTTGACGAAGGGGACGTCGTGCTGCAACGCCCCGTTGCCCCCCCGCCCGAAGCAGGCCGCGCCGCGTTTCGTCTGGGTGCCGAGGTCCGTCAGGGCGGCCAGGTGTTCCACTGCACCGAGGTCGACAACGCGACCGCCGCCGCCTTTCGCGGGCAATTGCCCGAAGAGATCGTGATCGGTGAGACGCATCTGTTCGCCAACTTTTCGGGCGTCGGCGCGGCGCTTTTGTCGGGCGAGATCTGGGACGGCGGCAGCGGCTGGTTCCTGGGGGCCTGGATCGATCCGTTTGACGTGCGGCGGCTGATGTGA
- the otnK gene encoding 3-oxo-tetronate kinase encodes MSSTFFGAIADDFTGATDLAAMLARAGVPVTLRIGVPDRTAPATAFEVIALKIRTNPVEDAVAEARAALAWLRAKGAQRLFWKYCSTFDSTARGNIGPVAEALMSDLRLDRTVHCPAFPENGRRVFMGNLFVGDQPLSESPMKDHPLTPMRDSNLMRLLQPQVQRQTGLVAFPTVRAGSQAVRDAVAGLHGHIVLDAVEDTDLAVLAEACHEMPLICGGSAIAQPLPALWQAAGTLADTAQDPLPAPRAGRLVLAGSCSAMTRAQVGAYLRQAVGYRLDPLELAQGNGSDARKWLAAQDPNADKIIYATAEPKTVAAAQEKLGVARAGALVEDALAQLARDAVAQGIGQIVVAGGETSGAVTRALDVDQLRIGREIAPGVPWCFAGDGVAIALKSGNFGDEDFFAEAFAMLDTGGSVAAE; translated from the coding sequence ATGAGTTCGACTTTTTTCGGCGCGATTGCCGACGACTTTACCGGTGCCACCGATTTGGCGGCGATGCTGGCGCGTGCGGGTGTGCCCGTGACCCTGCGGATCGGCGTGCCGGATCGCACGGCCCCGGCGACCGCGTTCGAGGTGATCGCGCTCAAGATCCGCACAAACCCGGTCGAGGATGCCGTCGCCGAAGCGCGCGCCGCGCTGGCCTGGTTGCGCGCCAAGGGGGCGCAACGGCTGTTCTGGAAATACTGCTCCACCTTCGATTCGACGGCGCGAGGCAATATCGGACCCGTGGCCGAGGCGCTGATGTCCGATCTGCGGCTGGACCGCACGGTGCATTGCCCGGCCTTCCCCGAAAACGGGCGGCGGGTGTTCATGGGCAATCTGTTCGTCGGTGACCAACCGCTGAGCGAGAGCCCGATGAAGGACCATCCCCTGACGCCCATGCGCGATTCCAACCTGATGCGGCTGCTGCAACCGCAGGTACAGCGGCAGACCGGACTGGTGGCCTTTCCGACGGTGCGCGCCGGGTCGCAGGCGGTGCGCGACGCGGTCGCGGGCCTGCACGGCCACATCGTTCTGGACGCGGTCGAGGATACCGATCTGGCCGTCCTGGCCGAAGCATGCCACGAAATGCCGCTGATCTGCGGCGGCTCTGCCATCGCGCAACCCTTGCCCGCCCTGTGGCAAGCGGCCGGGACCCTGGCCGACACCGCGCAGGATCCGCTGCCCGCGCCCCGCGCCGGGCGTCTGGTTCTGGCGGGGTCCTGTTCGGCCATGACCCGCGCGCAGGTCGGGGCCTACCTGCGGCAGGCCGTGGGCTATCGTCTGGACCCGCTGGAACTGGCCCAGGGGAATGGGTCCGACGCGCGCAAATGGCTGGCGGCGCAGGATCCGAACGCCGACAAGATCATCTATGCCACCGCCGAGCCGAAGACCGTCGCCGCCGCGCAGGAAAAGCTGGGCGTGGCGCGTGCCGGTGCCCTGGTCGAGGATGCCTTGGCGCAATTGGCGCGGGACGCCGTGGCGCAGGGGATCGGACAGATTGTGGTTGCGGGCGGCGAGACGTCTGGCGCAGTGACCCGTGCGCTGGACGTCGACCAATTGCGCATCGGGCGGGAAATTGCGCCGGGCGTGCCCTGGTGCTTTGCCGGGGACGGGGTGGCCATCGCGCTCAAATCTGGCAATTTCGGCGACGAAGACTTTTTCGCAGAGGCCTTCGCAATGTTGGACACAGGGGGTTCCGTCGCCGCCGAGTGA
- the phaZ gene encoding polyhydroxyalkanoate depolymerase: MRFMAAYDLMETVRNTNAWLGATARTMASYPAFALSPLPAVQMMAAWGEVTERTFQRMIVKPDWNLPPIAGTDGRDHLVEVETVVERPFGDLIRFAVQGREPMERRILLIAPMSGHYATLLRSTVVSLLPDADVFVTDWHNARDIPVSAGKFDVEDYTLYLVDFMKELGSDLNVIAVCQPAPLTLAATALLAEQDPKAQPRTLTLIGGPIDPDAAATDVTDFGRRVTMGQLEQSMIQRVGYKYAGAGRKVYPGLLQLQSFMSMNSETHAKAMWNQILAVANGTASDHDKHNKFYDEYLAVMDMPAEFYLSTVERIFKGLEIAQNKFTVAGHKVDIGKITNVAVKTVEGGKDDISAPGQCVAALNLCTGLPDDKKASYIEPEAGHYGIFAGGSWRRNIRPLVLDFIDANAGKTPTARKSPAKLSVVEDKDPGPSPNVAV, from the coding sequence ATGCGCTTCATGGCCGCTTACGACCTGATGGAAACCGTCCGCAACACCAACGCCTGGCTGGGCGCGACCGCCCGCACCATGGCGTCCTACCCCGCCTTTGCCCTGTCCCCGTTGCCTGCGGTGCAGATGATGGCCGCCTGGGGCGAAGTGACCGAGCGGACGTTTCAGCGCATGATCGTCAAACCCGACTGGAACCTTCCGCCGATCGCCGGGACAGATGGTCGCGACCATTTGGTCGAGGTCGAAACCGTGGTCGAGCGTCCCTTTGGCGACCTGATCCGCTTTGCGGTGCAGGGTCGCGAACCGATGGAGCGGCGAATCCTCTTGATCGCGCCCATGTCCGGCCACTACGCCACGCTGCTGCGCAGCACGGTGGTCTCCCTGCTGCCGGACGCGGATGTCTTCGTGACCGACTGGCATAATGCGCGCGATATCCCCGTCTCCGCAGGCAAGTTCGATGTCGAGGATTATACCCTCTACCTTGTCGATTTCATGAAGGAGCTGGGCTCCGACCTGAACGTCATCGCCGTCTGCCAGCCAGCGCCTCTGACGCTGGCGGCGACCGCGCTGCTTGCGGAACAGGACCCGAAGGCACAGCCCCGGACGCTGACCCTGATCGGCGGGCCCATCGACCCCGATGCCGCAGCCACCGATGTCACCGATTTCGGACGGCGCGTGACCATGGGCCAACTGGAACAGAGCATGATCCAGCGCGTCGGCTACAAATACGCGGGCGCGGGACGCAAGGTCTATCCGGGCCTTCTGCAGCTGCAGTCCTTCATGTCGATGAACAGCGAGACCCACGCCAAGGCGATGTGGAACCAGATCCTGGCCGTGGCCAACGGCACCGCCTCGGATCATGACAAGCACAACAAGTTCTACGACGAATACCTGGCCGTGATGGACATGCCCGCCGAATTCTACCTTTCCACGGTCGAGCGTATCTTCAAGGGGCTGGAAATCGCCCAGAACAAGTTCACCGTCGCGGGCCACAAGGTCGACATCGGCAAGATCACCAATGTCGCCGTCAAAACGGTCGAAGGCGGCAAGGACGACATTTCCGCGCCGGGTCAATGCGTGGCCGCGCTGAACCTTTGCACCGGCCTGCCGGACGACAAGAAAGCCAGCTACATCGAGCCGGAGGCGGGCCACTACGGCATCTTCGCGGGCGGGTCCTGGCGGCGGAATATCCGGCCCCTGGTGCTGGACTTCATTGATGCCAACGCCGGCAAGACCCCCACGGCCAGGAAAAGCCCCGCCAAGCTTTCGGTCGTCGAAGACAAGGACCCCGGCCCCTCCCCCAACGTGGCGGTGTAA
- a CDS encoding GFA family protein: MTDDVLGFACTCGQLRGEITDISPSAYTNIVCHCEDCRSAYTHLGLADPEKVGILQTTQDRIHITQGGEFLRVFRLSAKGALRWFATCCDTPLFYTPLKPRMVHVGINTDRLDTPDAVGAVMAEGFIPAPGGKQRHKGLGRMAGRMVTRMAAKNLSGEWRNTPFFDDTNAPTVPPQVLTREERAAALMGLNRA; this comes from the coding sequence ATGACAGACGATGTTCTCGGGTTCGCCTGCACCTGCGGTCAACTGCGCGGAGAGATCACCGATATCTCGCCCTCGGCCTATACGAACATCGTCTGCCACTGCGAGGATTGCCGCTCGGCCTACACTCATCTGGGGCTGGCCGACCCGGAAAAGGTCGGCATCCTGCAAACGACGCAGGATCGCATTCACATCACCCAGGGCGGCGAATTTCTGCGCGTCTTCAGGCTCAGCGCCAAGGGCGCGCTGCGCTGGTTCGCCACCTGCTGCGACACACCGCTGTTCTACACCCCGCTCAAACCCCGGATGGTCCATGTCGGCATCAACACCGACCGGTTGGACACCCCGGATGCCGTGGGGGCCGTCATGGCCGAGGGGTTCATCCCCGCACCGGGCGGCAAGCAACGGCACAAGGGGCTGGGGCGCATGGCCGGGCGCATGGTCACGCGCATGGCCGCCAAGAACCTGAGCGGAGAATGGCGCAACACGCCGTTCTTCGATGACACGAACGCCCCCACCGTCCCGCCGCAGGTTCTGACCCGCGAAGAACGGGCCGCCGCCCTGATGGGTTTGAACCGCGCCTGA
- a CDS encoding PAS domain-containing sensor histidine kinase: protein MNVGSLTWRVTPDLLCVADAGGVFRHTNPAWFRTLGRLPEDIESRPFFDFVHPDDYGVTQQAFIDLQRGLPVLQFENRYRHKDGSYRWLSWNAVPEADHFFCNARDITRAKETERALASETAQAHLREQFISILGHDLRNPLAAAICAVEFMEREEMSDRAKIVLGTANQSMQRMSALIDDVLDFARSRLGGTIGVDPIGNIDLAQVLSRAAAEISMAHPDITLEERYDLHHPVTCDPDRIAQLVSNLLGNAVFHGEPGGRVCMTAQDRGDRVSLSITNRGGTIPPAIKHMLFEPFKRADPACGQNGLGLGLFIAKQIANGHGADLDVCSEAGETTFTLTLPREIRQVPMVEHRHAS from the coding sequence ATGAATGTAGGCAGCCTGACCTGGCGCGTAACGCCTGACCTGCTGTGTGTGGCAGACGCGGGCGGCGTGTTCCGACACACAAATCCGGCCTGGTTCAGAACCCTGGGGCGCCTGCCCGAGGATATCGAAAGCCGTCCATTTTTCGATTTTGTCCATCCCGACGACTACGGCGTCACGCAGCAGGCATTCATCGACCTGCAACGGGGCCTGCCCGTGCTGCAGTTCGAAAACCGGTATCGCCACAAGGATGGCAGCTATCGTTGGCTGTCCTGGAATGCGGTTCCCGAAGCGGACCACTTCTTTTGCAACGCCCGCGATATCACCCGCGCAAAAGAGACGGAGCGGGCCCTCGCCTCCGAAACGGCGCAGGCCCACCTGCGCGAGCAGTTCATCTCCATCCTCGGGCACGACCTGCGCAACCCGCTGGCCGCCGCCATCTGCGCGGTCGAGTTCATGGAGCGGGAGGAAATGAGCGACCGCGCCAAGATCGTGTTGGGCACCGCGAACCAATCGATGCAGCGCATGTCCGCTCTGATCGACGACGTTCTGGATTTCGCCCGTTCTCGCCTGGGCGGCACCATCGGAGTCGATCCCATCGGCAATATCGACCTGGCGCAGGTCCTGTCCCGGGCCGCCGCCGAGATAAGCATGGCCCACCCCGACATCACGCTGGAGGAGAGGTACGACCTCCACCACCCTGTCACCTGCGACCCGGATCGGATTGCGCAATTGGTGTCCAACCTTCTCGGCAACGCCGTCTTTCACGGCGAGCCGGGCGGCCGTGTCTGCATGACTGCGCAGGACCGCGGCGATCGCGTTTCCCTGTCGATCACGAACCGGGGCGGGACCATTCCACCCGCCATCAAGCACATGCTCTTCGAGCCGTTCAAACGCGCCGATCCGGCGTGCGGTCAGAATGGGTTGGGACTTGGTCTGTTCATCGCCAAGCAGATCGCGAACGGCCACGGCGCTGACCTCGACGTCTGCTCCGAGGCGGGCGAGACGACCTTTACGCTGACCCTGCCCCGCGAAATCCGGCAGGTGCCCATGGTCGAACACCGCCACGCCTCCTGA